ATATCTAGAAGCCCTAACTCAGCTAGCAGACAAAGTTGAGTACACTTTAAAAATGACACCCTGTAATTTGGTTGACGATTCTGAAACTATTGATGCTAAGGGAAAAGCCTATTTATTGGCTAAAAAACAACGCTACCAAACACAGCAAGCATTTCAAACACAACAATGCCAACAGTGGGAACTCTTGAGCCAGTTAATTCTCAAAACATATACAAATGTTATCTGTGAAACTCGACAGTCAGATGTGCGGCAAATCCACTTTTTGGCACAGCGTAACGATTCAACGCTCAGTACGCAGCAGTTTTCACTCTGGCAGGTACAATGCTCACACTGGCAATTGGCACTG
This portion of the Nostoc sp. GT001 genome encodes:
- a CDS encoding GvpL/GvpF family gas vesicle protein, encoding MSIYAYALLVPTASPLVLPLGMERNIELVYSSGLGAIVESEISLEAIQATDERLLQAVLNHDRVIRELFQQTPLLPLRFGRGFTSQEKLLNHLEKHQEQYLEALTQLADKVEYTLKMTPCNLVDDSETIDAKGKAYLLAKKQRYQTQQAFQTQQCQQWELLSQLILKTYTNVICETRQSDVRQIHFLAQRNDSTLSTQQFSLWQVQCSHWQLALSEPLPPYHFLENTLI